The genome window TGCACCTGTGCTACCTGCTGGGAGAACTGCAGGACCCGGGGTTGTCCGAGCTCCTGTGGGAAGTGCTGCGGGAACCGGAGACCGACGGTGCGGTGGCGGAGGTCGCCCTGGAGCGGCTGCTGCATCTGAACGGCTCCGCGTTCTACGACTACAGCGGGCCGTCCGCGTCACGAAAGTCCTCGTCCCTCGGACTCGAGGCACTTCGGCCGCATGTCGAGAGCCGGCATGAGTGGGAGTGCCGCACGGCGCTCGCCGCCCTGATCCGGACCGAGCCCGCGCAGGCCCTGGGAGCCGCTCTCGGCGTCGCGGGGGATGCGACGCGGTCCGAGGCCCTGCGGGCCGATGCGTTTGCGATCGGGCTCTACGCGCTCGATCCGCGGGACGCCCGCGAGGCGGCGGTGGCGGCGCTCGTCTCCGGAGACCGGATCCGTTCCGGCCCGGCGCTCATTCTCCTGGCGTTCGATCACGCGGCGCTGCCGCAGTCGGCGATCCAGGATTTTCCCCTGCCGATGAACTCACGCTGGAACTCCGGGATGGCCGCGCAGGAACGAGTCGGTGTCCGTCCGCCGCTGCCGGCGGAGCTGACACCCGATCATGTCCGTCCGCTCCTCGATTCCGACAACGAGACCGTCTCGCTCCTGGCCCGCTATGTCCTGGCAGTGCTGGGTGAGCCGGTCGACGTGGGGCCGCTCATCGCCCGGTGGCGGAAGGAAGGGAGTCCGCGGTACGGCAGTCTGCGATGGGACCGTCCGGTGTTCGAGGCGCTGGCGGAGCGGAACCGGGCGGCCGACGTGCCGGTGCTGGAGGAGATCTACGAGTTCCTCCGCAAGGAGTACGACACCGACGCGGTCCGGGAGTTTTACTGGACGATTCGAACGATGACCGGGCCGGAGGTGCTGGCGCTGCGGAAGCGGATCCGGGCCGAGGTGGGGATGGAGGCTCTTCAGTAGTGCGACGGAGTCGCCATGCATCCCCTGGCGAAACTCGCACGCAGACACCTGGGATTTCACTGCCGTGAAACAGATCCTGTGGCCGCTCGTCACTCTGCTTGGACTCACGCTCGTTGCGCCACCGCTTCGCTCGCAGACGCCTCCTCTGGCGGGGCTCCATGGGACCGGCCGGGCCGAACTCGCGGTCCGGCCGGAGCGGATGCTGGTGACCATGGACCTGACGGCCAAGGGGACGGATGTGGCTGACGCGCTTGAGAAGTCGAAGGGGATCCGCGCCAAAGCGGAGGCGGAGTTCACAAAGCTTGGGGCGATGAAGGGGGCTTTGACGTTCGGCGAACCACAGGTCGATCCGTTCGACAAGCAGCGGCGAGAGCAGATGGAGGAACTGCTTCGTTCGCGGCTCTCGGCAAGACGGACGGGTGGGAAGGCGCCGCCGATCGTGTCGTCGGTGACTGTCCTCCTTCCTGTGCAGGCGGTTTTCGTTCTGACGACGGCCGACCCGGCAGCGCAGCTTGTGGAAGTCGCCGGTCTGCAGGCTAGGATCAAGGGGATCGATCTGACGGCAGCGAAGGCCGCGGCGGAGCTGACGCCCGAGGAGCAGGAACTGGCGGAGGAGCTGGCCGAAGCGAAGCTGAGTTACGAACGGGGGGGAGGCCGGAAACGCGGAGAGCCGGCTTTCGCCTTTACGGCGACGGTTGGCCCGGAGCAGCGGCAGAAAGTGATGAAGGAGGCGTTCGAGGCGGCCCGTGCGGAGGTGGACGCGCTGGCGCGGGCCTCGGGAACGGCAGTTGGTCCGCTTCGTGGGGCTCGCGTGGAGGTCACGCCGGGTCGGGAGGGCCGGGAGACCTACGACGATGAGTATGTCGGCCGCCGGGAACTGGCTGCGATTCTTCGCCGTCGGGGGCTG of Planctomyces sp. SH-PL14 contains these proteins:
- a CDS encoding SIMPL domain-containing protein (The SIMPL domain is named for its presence in mouse protein SIMPL (signalling molecule that associates with mouse pelle-like kinase). Bacterial member BP26, from Brucella, was shown to assemble into a channel-like structure, while YggE from E. coli has been associated with resistance to oxidative stress.), which codes for MKQILWPLVTLLGLTLVAPPLRSQTPPLAGLHGTGRAELAVRPERMLVTMDLTAKGTDVADALEKSKGIRAKAEAEFTKLGAMKGALTFGEPQVDPFDKQRREQMEELLRSRLSARRTGGKAPPIVSSVTVLLPVQAVFVLTTADPAAQLVEVAGLQARIKGIDLTAAKAAAELTPEEQELAEELAEAKLSYERGGGRKRGEPAFAFTATVGPEQRQKVMKEAFEAARAEVDALARASGTAVGPLRGARVEVTPGREGRETYDDEYVGRRELAAILRRRGLAGENDVVGMTFEQLALVVEVEAVFSITPN